In Sphingomonas sp. Leaf357, a single genomic region encodes these proteins:
- a CDS encoding GMC family oxidoreductase, with the protein MEEADIVVVGGGSGGSAAAGRLSENGRHSVVLLEAGGANTGYRTRIPGFIAMQTPKTNWQFETVPQAGLNGRRGYQPRGRGLGGSSAINAMLYLRGNRWDYDNWAAMGCPGWSYDEVLPWFKHAERNNHGADAFHGRSGPLHVSHQTSPHAGSIEFVESARHLQIPVNEDFNGARQDGAGVFQVTQHNGERWSAGRAYLGQARANLDIRMDVIAERVLFEDGRACGVAYRQGGETHVVKAKRAVVLAGGVFGTPQLLMLSGIGPGAHLRDHGLDVRIDRPAVGANLQDHVDYVGAFETGGHFFLGQSLKGRLHMIGAIVEWFRRRTGTMTSVFAESGAFLTIAPDAPAPDVQLHFVPIVLEDHGRTKVKAHGFSVHVCVLRPESHGTVRLASTDARTAPLIDPAFLTDARDMDLMKQGVRAMYRIVATPPLSGHAPRDRYPVDLDDDAALERLIRARADTIYHPVGTARMGSDDVAVCDPRLRVRGVAGLYVADAAIMPKLVSGNTNAPSIMIGERCADFVAADLG; encoded by the coding sequence TTGGAAGAAGCCGATATCGTCGTCGTCGGTGGCGGCTCGGGCGGGAGCGCCGCCGCCGGGCGGCTGAGCGAGAACGGGCGCCATTCGGTCGTCCTGCTCGAGGCGGGCGGGGCCAATACGGGGTACCGCACCCGCATCCCCGGGTTCATCGCGATGCAGACGCCGAAGACCAACTGGCAATTTGAGACGGTGCCGCAGGCCGGGCTGAACGGCCGGCGCGGATACCAGCCGCGCGGGCGTGGCCTCGGCGGATCGAGCGCGATCAACGCGATGCTCTATCTGCGCGGCAACCGATGGGATTACGACAATTGGGCCGCGATGGGTTGCCCCGGCTGGTCGTATGACGAGGTGCTGCCCTGGTTCAAGCACGCCGAACGCAACAACCATGGCGCGGATGCCTTTCACGGCCGGTCCGGGCCGCTGCACGTCAGCCACCAGACCTCGCCGCATGCCGGATCGATCGAATTCGTCGAATCCGCGCGCCATCTGCAGATCCCGGTCAACGAGGATTTCAACGGCGCACGGCAGGACGGGGCGGGCGTCTTCCAGGTCACGCAGCATAACGGCGAGCGCTGGAGCGCGGGCCGGGCCTATCTCGGCCAGGCGCGCGCGAACCTCGACATCCGCATGGACGTGATCGCCGAACGCGTTCTGTTCGAGGATGGTCGCGCGTGCGGGGTGGCGTATCGTCAGGGCGGCGAGACCCACGTCGTGAAGGCGAAGCGCGCGGTGGTGTTGGCCGGCGGCGTGTTCGGCACGCCGCAATTGCTGATGCTGTCGGGCATCGGGCCGGGCGCGCACCTGCGCGACCACGGGCTGGACGTGCGGATCGACCGGCCGGCGGTCGGCGCCAATCTGCAGGATCATGTCGATTATGTCGGGGCGTTCGAAACCGGCGGACATTTCTTCCTTGGCCAATCGCTGAAGGGGCGATTGCACATGATCGGCGCGATCGTCGAATGGTTCCGGCGGCGCACGGGCACGATGACGTCGGTGTTCGCCGAATCGGGCGCGTTCCTGACGATCGCACCGGATGCGCCGGCGCCCGACGTGCAGCTGCATTTCGTGCCGATCGTGCTGGAGGATCATGGCCGCACCAAGGTGAAGGCGCATGGCTTCAGCGTGCATGTCTGCGTGCTGCGCCCGGAAAGCCACGGGACGGTGCGGCTGGCATCGACGGACGCACGCACCGCGCCGCTGATCGACCCCGCCTTCCTGACCGATGCGCGCGACATGGACCTGATGAAGCAGGGCGTCCGCGCGATGTACCGCATCGTCGCGACGCCGCCGCTGAGCGGGCACGCGCCGCGCGATCGCTATCCGGTCGATCTGGACGACGATGCCGCGCTGGAACGGCTGATCCGGGCGCGGGCGGACACGATCTATCATCCGGTCGGCACGGCGCGGATGGGATCGGACGACGTGGCGGTCTGCGATCCGCGCCTGCGCGTGCGCGGGGTGGCGGGGCTGTACGTCGCCGATGCGGCGATCATGCCGAAGCTGGTGTCGGGCAACACCAACGCGCCGTCGATCATGATCGGCGAGCGTTGCGCCGATTTCGTCGCCGCCGATCTCGGCTGA
- a CDS encoding P-II family nitrogen regulator, with translation MKLVIAIIKPFKLDEVREALTEIGVAGMTVTEVKGFGRQKGQTEIYRGAEYSTNMVPKIKIEVVCASDLAARVVETIQASANTGAIGDGKIFVLDVGQAVRIRTGETDNTAL, from the coding sequence ATGAAGCTCGTCATTGCCATCATCAAGCCGTTCAAGCTGGACGAGGTGCGCGAAGCGCTCACCGAGATCGGCGTGGCGGGCATGACCGTCACGGAAGTGAAGGGCTTCGGTCGCCAGAAGGGCCAGACCGAAATCTATCGCGGCGCGGAATACAGCACCAACATGGTGCCGAAGATCAAGATCGAGGTGGTCTGCGCGAGCGATCTCGCCGCCCGCGTGGTCGAGACGATCCAGGCATCGGCCAATACGGGTGCGATCGGCGACGGCAAGATCTTCGTCCTCGATGTCGGGCAGGCGGTGCGCATCCGCACCGGCGAAACCGACAACACCGCCCTGTGA
- a CDS encoding ammonium transporter produces MNLKSKIATASGLGLALFAALPAWAQDAALQAPPAAATAATVNKGDTAWMMTSTILVLMMIVPGLALFYGGLVRTKNMLSVMTQIGAVAALAMLVWVMWGYSMAFGPDYTTGLSNFVSTFDKAFLKGVTPASQAATFTKGVEIPEYVFVCFQMTFAAITVALVLGSVVERIKFSAVMVFALVWLTIVYFPITHMVWASSGYFFKLGALDFAGGTVVHINAGVSALVLALLVGKRVGFPTERMAPHSLTMTGIGTGLLWVGWFGFNAGSALEANGSAGLAMINTFVATASAGLFWMLAERVAGHKGSALGFCSGIIAGLVAVTPAAGNAGPFGAIVLGAVASIVCFLAVTIVKPKLGYDDSLDAFGVHGIGGMIGALGTGIVYQPVFGGPGSGAVAMGAQLVIQLQAVVTTIVWASIGTTIAYFIAKAVTGGRVTKDVELEGLDLGEHGERAYNY; encoded by the coding sequence ATGAATCTGAAATCCAAGATCGCGACCGCCTCCGGGCTCGGACTGGCGCTGTTCGCCGCCTTGCCCGCCTGGGCGCAGGATGCCGCCTTGCAGGCACCGCCCGCTGCGGCGACCGCGGCCACCGTCAACAAGGGCGATACCGCCTGGATGATGACCTCCACGATCCTCGTGCTGATGATGATCGTGCCCGGCCTGGCGCTATTCTATGGCGGCCTCGTCCGCACCAAGAACATGCTGTCGGTGATGACGCAGATCGGCGCGGTCGCCGCCCTCGCGATGCTCGTCTGGGTGATGTGGGGCTATTCGATGGCGTTCGGCCCGGATTACACCACCGGCCTCAGCAACTTCGTCTCGACCTTCGACAAGGCGTTCCTGAAGGGCGTGACGCCGGCATCGCAGGCGGCGACCTTCACCAAGGGCGTCGAGATCCCAGAATATGTCTTCGTCTGCTTCCAGATGACCTTCGCGGCGATCACCGTCGCGCTGGTCCTGGGCTCGGTGGTCGAGCGGATCAAATTCTCCGCCGTGATGGTCTTCGCGCTCGTCTGGCTGACGATCGTCTATTTCCCGATCACGCATATGGTGTGGGCATCGAGCGGCTATTTCTTCAAGCTCGGCGCGCTCGATTTCGCCGGCGGCACCGTCGTGCACATCAATGCCGGCGTCTCGGCGCTGGTGCTGGCATTGCTCGTCGGCAAGCGCGTCGGCTTCCCGACCGAACGCATGGCGCCGCATTCGCTGACGATGACCGGGATCGGCACCGGCCTGCTATGGGTCGGCTGGTTCGGCTTCAACGCCGGCTCCGCGCTGGAGGCCAACGGTTCGGCCGGCCTGGCGATGATCAACACCTTCGTCGCCACCGCATCGGCCGGCCTGTTCTGGATGCTCGCGGAGCGCGTCGCCGGGCATAAGGGGTCGGCTTTGGGCTTCTGCTCGGGCATCATCGCCGGCTTGGTCGCGGTGACCCCGGCGGCGGGCAATGCCGGTCCGTTCGGCGCGATCGTCCTCGGCGCGGTCGCCTCGATCGTCTGCTTCCTCGCGGTGACGATCGTCAAGCCGAAGCTCGGCTACGACGATTCGCTCGACGCCTTCGGCGTGCACGGCATCGGCGGCATGATCGGCGCGCTCGGTACCGGTATCGTCTACCAACCCGTGTTCGGCGGCCCGGGCAGCGGCGCGGTCGCGATGGGCGCACAGCTGGTCATCCAGCTCCAGGCGGTCGTCACCACGATCGTCTGGGCCTCGATCGGCACGACCATCGCCTATTTCATCGCCAAGGCGGTGACGGGTGGCCGGGTGACCAAGGATGTCGAGCTCGAAGGGCTCGACCTCGGCGAACATGGCGAGCGCGCCTACAATTATTGA